From Desulfitibacter alkalitolerans DSM 16504, one genomic window encodes:
- a CDS encoding type II secretion system F family protein translates to MTLLNLIAFLGLVAGSFILLSLSPFEFAEALSKPFKENKKTIKSRVKEAINKKKPKGLKLLVKETKEILEATDKSNQFSSLCIASFALFILGVMIAISMNNFFLIPVLAGGFSLIPFWYIKFTATFYKKQLNAELETALSVITTSYLRSESIITAVDENVAYINPPVADVFKSFLTQTKLINSNIKMALENLKLKIDNDVFREWVDTVIVCQEDKNLKNTLNPIVSKLSDMRIVGAELDYLLYEPMKEFITMTILLVGNIPLMYFLNKSWYETLMYTAIGKAILAICAMAIFISLAAVIKLTKPVEYRKVQQD, encoded by the coding sequence GTGACCTTATTAAATCTAATTGCATTCTTAGGGCTTGTGGCAGGTAGCTTTATACTCCTTTCCTTATCACCCTTTGAATTTGCAGAAGCTCTGTCAAAACCCTTTAAAGAGAATAAGAAAACCATAAAATCAAGGGTTAAAGAAGCTATAAATAAGAAGAAGCCAAAAGGGTTGAAACTTCTAGTAAAAGAGACCAAGGAAATTCTAGAAGCTACTGATAAGAGTAATCAGTTTTCAAGCTTATGTATAGCATCTTTTGCTTTATTTATTTTGGGTGTAATGATAGCAATATCCATGAATAACTTCTTTTTAATTCCAGTACTTGCTGGAGGATTTTCGCTCATACCCTTTTGGTATATTAAATTTACAGCTACATTTTACAAGAAACAGTTAAATGCAGAGCTTGAAACAGCACTTTCTGTAATTACTACATCCTATCTAAGAAGTGAAAGTATTATCACAGCAGTTGACGAAAATGTAGCTTATATTAATCCACCGGTTGCAGATGTTTTTAAGAGCTTTTTGACACAAACAAAGCTTATCAATTCAAATATTAAAATGGCTCTGGAAAATTTAAAGCTAAAAATAGATAATGATGTATTCAGGGAATGGGTAGATACTGTTATTGTTTGCCAAGAGGACAAAAACTTAAAAAATACCTTAAATCCAATCGTATCGAAACTTTCAGATATGCGCATTGTGGGAGCGGAGCTGGATTATTTGCTTTATGAGCCCATGAAAGAGTTTATCACCATGACAATACTTCTTGTAGGAAATATTCCACTGATGTATTTCTTGAATAAATCCTGGTATGAAACCTTGATGTATACAGCTATAGGTAAAGCAATACTGGCAATATGTGCCATGGCAATATTTATCTCTTTGGCAGCGGTGATTAAACTGACCAAACCTGTTGAATATCGGAAAGTCCAACAAGATTAA